Proteins from a single region of Syngnathus typhle isolate RoL2023-S1 ecotype Sweden linkage group LG10, RoL_Styp_1.0, whole genome shotgun sequence:
- the arhgef5 gene encoding trichohyalin isoform X2, with translation MGTKRPNCTLFDNSSNIKTCDRSLQPGGRVSRDPSPRQAMTAQAEWESGRDEEGRRDREVEKMKYKPRYRDTEPRERYYERDRGPKTRPREAGEERRRDDERKNGRPLSNVESVIGREMEWSMGKGDTFPRMRRSRERDEGREQRRQRDKPRRTEADDWERERDRTHQRERERGEWRNYEKSRQRYQESNPPPREKRKDIESRRRENVGGKEARMPSPHSRRDRGMYHDSERAYKTARGRGTRSEGDSDDRDRRRQKTRDSREREELTYQHSRSEGDSKGSSAREPDRHRHRDRVERGEERDRHRDDGGRVAWEGGGQSRDRREKEHYRAHGPRKERQRQEREADPRGDDTTLREAASRAPPKSQSSGEWSSNMDNDTRRRRGREEEGESGKDSQRDDRRSAKREEQRRSEIGKNEMEQKRLWLEPVRGRNSKQSSLEDDFADREKPGEWNEGREAQTGRVDSRRREGVSVDGEEEVPGELDGGHGGMGLSWQRDEERESNSEESERGSETGWRLDSERIHSGEDGFVTVSSGGDDEDEREEFLDCQDFWGGGVSRDTPPTLGREPQTREENANEEEPAGREKKPKYVFCVIGQTLERAKTDRMSPSVAEQEEEAERRNLLSESSDDVSWQPPDDLRPSPMSNDEHVMNSQREADGDNNRCTEDNQETLSPQDMKARKAEHPYDEIGPFKRDSQTEKLLMKWREKSKEIVERQGPSPPPRNPYANVYSQVTFEQILPALEGLNVEDMSPEEKEAIRIRMSGAWSMSEEPKRHSQAPHLKWAKNVVREILGHSAEDLTEDPGSGDRGLARTETSRADEVAQGTAEMHLRKPREDEPQSEPELELEEDVEGLRDEDDRCKSWGEVDLRNVLDTIGRRKRNSKFFNRAQLYQQYSEAAQNSEILRQSRSDILSVGEENSASPAASPPPARRPLPPLPPVPHPHSLSHAGSVTSVKSLPLPEPHRSEGRPSSPRLSISLTQSATLWRELPGVRSSNELEDLTEDKRRLQEVRFEVVTSEASYCRSLDIVVEHFVKSKQLGSLLTTQDRNWLFSRLADVRAISHSFLSKLEERLESDIMHFTVCDIIARHCQRFKMVYVPYLTNQSYQDATYQRLMNENPGFKRIVEKLERSPVCQRLPLRSFLVLPFQRITRIKLLVQNIVKRTTAGTPEATQAIKALRQLEKLIQESNDSISQMKSIESLVCLSAKVDFECRTLPLISQSRRLVREGLVTELMDFSLKDTERNIYMHLFNDYLLVSQHKEGGRFTVIDHAPVEELRVENCRVKLHSLQKNLFRLHMSGKSLLLRTDTQSDKLRWISALSRPHPEVDFSSAQDFPQMQCIRAFVAQQPDELSLEKADIILVHQQSSDHWVEGTRLSDRHRGWVPDSHLELIGNTRVRQRNLSDALKLTTATAAV, from the exons ATGGGGACCAAAAGGCCAAATTGCACCCTCTTTGATAATTCATCAAATATAAAGACGTGTGACCGCAGCCTTCAGCCAGGCGGAAGAGTCTCCAGGGATCCAAGTCCAAGGCAAGCCATGACTGCCCAGGCAGAGTGGGAAAGCGGCCGAGACGAAGAGGGACGGCGGGATCGGGAAGTTGAGAAAATGAAATACAAGCCCAGGTACAGAGATACAGAACCCCGTGAAAGATACTACGAGCGAGACCGAGGTCCAAAGACCAGGCCGAGGGAGGCTGGCGAAGAAAGGAGGCGAGACGATGAAAGGAAAAATGGGAGGCCGCTGTCAAATGTCGAGAGCGTCATTGGGCGGGAGATGGAATGGAGCATGGGGAAAGGTGACACATTTCCCAGGATGAGAAGAAGTCGTGAACGGGATGAAGGACGCGAGCAGAGGCGCCAAAGAGACAAGCCGAGAAGGACCGAGGCGGACGACTGGGAGCGCGAAAGAGATCGAACTCATCAGAGGGAGCGAGAAAGAGGCGAATGGCGAAACTATGAAAAATCCCGGCAACGATATCAAGAGTCCAACCCTCCTCCCAGAGAAAAAAGGAAAGACATTGAGTCAAGAAGAAGGGAAAACGTGGGAGGCAAGGAGGCCAGGATGCCCTCACCGCACAGTCGGAGAGACAGGGGGATGTATCACGACAGCGAGAGGGCCTACAAGACAGCCAGAGGGAGGGGCACGAGGAGCGAGGGAGACAGCGATGACCGAGACAGAAGGCGGCAAAAAACGAGGGACAGCAGAGAGCGGGAGGAGTTGACATATCAACACAGCAGAAGTGAGGGGGACAGCAAGGGCAGCTCAGCAAGGGAGCCGGACAGACACCGGCACAGAGACCGAGTTGAGAGGGGGGAGGAGAGGGACAGACATAGGGATGACGGTGGGAGAGTagcgtgggagggggggggacagtCCAGAGACAGGAGAGAGAAGGAGCACTACAGGGCGCACGGTCCGAGGAAGGAAAGGCAAAGACAGGAAAGAGAGGCTGACCCTAGGGGCGATGACACAACCCTCAGGGAGGCGGCCTCGAGGGCGCCGCCGAAATCTCAGAGTAGTGGCGAGTGGAGCAGCAATATGGACAATGACACGCGACGCAGGCGAGGCAGAGAAGAAGAGGGGGAGTCGGGGAAGGACAGCCAGCGGGACGACAGGAGGAGTGCAAAGAGAGAAGAGCAAAGGAGAAGTGAGATAGGCAAAAATGAGATGGAGCAGAAACGGCTGTGGTTAGAACCAGTGAGGGGCAGGAACAGCAAACAGTCGTCTCTGGAGGACGACTTTGCAGACAGAGAGAAGCCCGGCGAGTGGAACGAGGGGAGGGAGGCACAGACAGGACGAGTTGATAGTCGGAGACGGGAGGGGGTCAGCGTAGACGGGGAAGAGGAGGTCCCAGGGGAGTTAGATGGCGGCCATGGAGGTATGGGGCTAAGCTGGCAGAGGgatgaagagagagagagcaacagCGAGGAGAGCGAAAGGGGAAGTGAGACAGGGTGGAGGCTAGATAGTGAGCGAATACACTCAGGAGAGGACGGCTTTGTGACAGTGTCGAGCGGCGGTGACGACGAGGACGAGCGAGAGGAGTTTCTGGACTGTCAGGACTTTTGGGGGGGCGGGGTTTCGAGAGACACTCCTCCGACTCTCGGACGTGAGCCGCAGACGAGGGAGGAAAATGCTAATGAGGAAGAACCGGCTGGGAGGGAAAAGAAGCCCAAATACGTCTTCTGCGTGATCGGGCAAACGTTAGAACGAGCGAAGACTGACAGGATGTCACCGTCAGTTGCTGAGCAGGAGGAAGAAGCCGAAAGACGCAACCTCCTTTCGGAAAGCAGCGATGATGTCAGCTGGCAACCTCCTGATGACCTACGCCCGTCACCGATGAGCAATGATGAGCATGTGATGAACAGCCAACGGGAGGCTGACGGGGACAACAACAGGTGTACAGAGGACAACCAAGAAACGCTTTCTCCGCAAGACATGAAAGCGAGGAAAGCGGAGCACCCGTACGATGAAATTGGGCCTTTTAAAAGGGATTCACAGACTGAAAAACTCCTCATGAAGTGGAGGGAAAAGAGTAAAGAAATTGTAGAGCGGCAAGGACCGTCTCCTCCCCCGAGGAATCCTTACGCCAATGTCTACTCACAGGTGACTTTTGAGCAAATTCTGCCTGCCTTAGAAGGACTCAACGTTGAAGACATGAGCCCAGAAGAGAAAGAAGCCATTCGCATCCGAATGAGCGGCGCGTGGAGCATGTCAGAGGAGCCGAAGCGTCATTCACAAGCCCCTCACCTTAAGTGGGCCAAAAACGTAGTACGGGAGATCCTGGGACACTCAGCCGAGGACCTGACAGAAGACCCCGGCTCGGGAGATCGAGGACTCGCACGGACCGAGACGAGCCGAGCGGACGAGGTTGCGCAAGGGACCGCGGAAATGCACCTCCGGAAACCGAGAGAGGACGAGCCGCAGTCCGAACCCGAGCTGGAGCTGGAGGAGGATGTGGAGGGACTGAGAG ACGAGGATGATCGCTGTAAAAGCTGGGGAGAGGTGGACCTGAG GAACGTTTTGGACACAATTGGGAGACGGAAAAGGAATTCAAAATTTTTCA ATCGCGCTCAACTCTACCAGCAGTACAGCGAAGCGGCTCAGAACTCCGAAATCCTGCGCCAGTCTCGCTCCGATATCCTCTCGGTTGGCGaggaaaattcggcctctccggCCGCGTCGCCGCCTCCGGCCCGCCGACCTCTCCCGCCGCTACCCCCGGTCCCGCACCCCCACTCCCTGTCCCATGCGGGCTCTGTCACCAGCGTGAAAAGCTTGCCTCTGCCCGAGCCCCACAGGAGCGAGGGCAGGCCCTCGTCGCCGCGCCTCTCCATCTCGCTCACGCAGTCGGCCACGCTGTGGCGAGAGCTGCCGGGAGTCAGGAGTAGCAACGAGCTGGAGGACCTCACGGAAGACAAGAGGCGTCTTCAGGAG gtGCGATTTGAAGTGGTGACATCTGAGGCGTCCTACTGTCGCAGTCTGGACATCGTGGTGGAGCATTTTGTCAAGTCCAAACAGCTGGGGTCGCTACTGACCACCCAGGATCGCAACTGGCTCTTTTCCCGGCTAGCTGACGTCCGCGCCATCAGTCACAG TTTCTTGTCAAAGCTGGAGGAGCGGCTGGAGTCTGACATTATGCACTTTACCGTGTGTGACATCATCGCTCGCCACTGCCAGCGCTTCAAGATGGTTTACGTTCCCTACCTCACCAACCAGTCCTATCAGGACGCCACCTACCAGAGACTCAT gaatgAGAATCCAGGCTTTAAGCGCATCGTGGAGAAATTGGAGAGGAGTCCTGTTTGTCAGAGACTCCCCCTTCGTTCCTTCCTCGTCCTTCCATTCCAAAGAATAACACGAATCAAACTGCTGGTCCAG AATATCGTGAAGAGAACAACTGCGGGCACCCCGGAAGCGACGCAGGCTATTAAAGCTTTGAGACAGTTAGAAAAG CTGATCCAAGAGAGCAACGACAGCATCTCCCAAATGAAAAGCATCGAGTCGTTGGTGTGTCTCAGCGCCAAGGTGGACTTTGAGTGCAGG ACTCTTCCTCTCATCAGTCAGTCTCGGAGGTTGGTACGAGAGGGACTGGTCACCGAACTGATGGACTTCTCCCTAAAAGACACAGAGAGGAATATTTACATGCACCTCTTCAACGACTACCTGCTGGTTTCACAACATAAAGA GGGGGGCCGATTTACGGTGATCGACCACGCTCCCGTGGAGGAGCTGCGAGTGGAGAACTGCCGTGTCAAACTTCATTCCCTGCAGAAGAACCTTTTCAGGCTCCACATGTCCGGCAAGTCGCTGCTGCTAAGGACCGACACACA GAGTGATAAGCTACGCTGGATATCCGCCCTTTCACGTCCTCACCCTGAAGTGGATTTTTCTTCAGCTCAAG aTTTCCCACAGATGCAGTGTATCAGAGCGTTTGTGGCCCAGCAGCCGGATGAGTTGTCGTTAGAAAAAGCTGACATCATACTAGTGCACCAACAAAGCAGCGACC ATTGGGTCGAGGGCACCAGACTGTCCGATCGGCATCGCGGATGGGTACCGGACTCGCATTTGGAATTGATCGGCAACACCAGGGTCCGACAGCGCAATCTGTCAGATGCCCTCAAGCTCACGACGGCCACGGCCGCGGTATGA
- the m6pr gene encoding cation-dependent mannose-6-phosphate receptor, which translates to MQSLTHPIGRCLLVWTLVVQLVLQGSGAYADSTTKNCKLTFESESERKVLQRIESLGHRNFSAEAKIGEAKYSYVFRLCADAGGVPGAGVIQVEGPKTEKKITVIGMYNATEVIGGSDYVWLLYGNGENYDTHCSQEQRKAILMIFCNRNFEVGQLEIVQENRERVQNCFYQFKLETSAVCPPLEYKLSTGSIILIVVVCLVAVYLIGGFLYQRLIVGAKGMEQFPNYAFWREVGNLSADGCDFVCRSRDREEPPTYTGVSTEPLDEEPEERDDHLLPM; encoded by the exons ATGCAG agtTTGACGCATCCCATCGGAAGGTGTCTCTTGGTGTGGACACTGGTGGTCCAGCTGGTCCTGCAAGGAAGTGGAGCGTACGCTGACAGCACCACCAAAAACTGTAAACTTACATTTGAGTCCGAGTCGGAACGCAAAGTCCTCCAGCGAATAGAGTCGCTCGGTCACAGGAA CTTTTCAGCGGAGGCCAAGATTGGAGAGGCCAAGTACTCGTATGTTTTCCGGTTGTGCGCCGATGCAGGCGGGGTTCCCGGAGCCGGCGTCATTCAAGTGGAAGGACCGAAAACTGAGAAGAAAATCACCGTGATTGGCATGTACAACGCAACAGAAGTCATCGGAGGAA GCGACTATGTGTGGCTCCTCTACGGCAACGGAGAAAATTACGATACCCACTGTTCTCAGGAACAGCGAAAAGCCATCCTGATGATTTTCTGCAACCGGAATTTTGAAGTG GGCCAGCTGGAGATTGTGCAAGAGAACAGGGAACGGGTGCAGAACTGCTTCTACCAGTTCAAGCTTGAGACCAGTGCCGTGTGTCCGCCTCTTGAGTACAAACTCAGCACCGGCTCCATCATACTCATTGT CGTGGTCTGTCTTGTGGCCGTATACCTGATTGGAGGGTTCCTCTACCAGCGGCTCATCGTGGGGGCTAAAGGCATGGAGCAGTTTCCCAACTATGCTTTCTGGAGAGAGGTCGGCAATCTCTCGGCA GACGGTTGCGACTTTGTGTGCCGCTCACGAGATCGAGAGGAGCCTCCGACTTACACGGGGGTGTCCACTGAGCCCCTGGACGAGGAGCCAGAAGAAAGGGATGACCACTTGTTACCGATGTAA
- the arhgef5 gene encoding trichohyalin isoform X1, which translates to MGTKRPNCTLFDNSSNIKTCDRSLQPGGRVSRDPSPRQAMTAQAEWESGRDEEGRRDREVEKMKYKPRYRDTEPRERYYERDRGPKTRPREAGEERRRDDERKNGRPLSNVESVIGREMEWSMGKGDTFPRMRRSRERDEGREQRRQRDKPRRTEADDWERERDRTHQRERERGEWRNYEKSRQRYQESNPPPREKRKDIESRRRENVGGKEARMPSPHSRRDRGMYHDSERAYKTARGRGTRSEGDSDDRDRRRQKTRDSREREELTYQHSRSEGDSKGSSAREPDRHRHRDRVERGEERDRHRDDGGRVAWEGGGQSRDRREKEHYRAHGPRKERQRQEREADPRGDDTTLREAASRAPPKSQSSGEWSSNMDNDTRRRRGREEEGESGKDSQRDDRRSAKREEQRRSEIGKNEMEQKRLWLEPVRGRNSKQSSLEDDFADREKPGEWNEGREAQTGRVDSRRREGVSVDGEEEVPGELDGGHGGMGLSWQRDEERESNSEESERGSETGWRLDSERIHSGEDGFVTVSSGGDDEDEREEFLDCQDFWGGGVSRDTPPTLGREPQTREENANEEEPAGREKKPKYVFCVIGQTLERAKTDRMSPSVAEQEEEAERRNLLSESSDDVSWQPPDDLRPSPMSNDEHVMNSQREADGDNNRCTEDNQETLSPQDMKARKAEHPYDEIGPFKRDSQTEKLLMKWREKSKEIVERQGPSPPPRNPYANVYSQVTFEQILPALEGLNVEDMSPEEKEAIRIRMSGAWSMSEEPKRHSQAPHLKWAKNVVREILGHSAEDLTEDPGSGDRGLARTETSRADEVAQGTAEMHLRKPREDEPQSEPELELEEDVEGLRGMGQGQEDMHAHRLSAMHADTSAYTRADTLVDTQGKEDPNSAVDIESEAQPELRSEKVAVKMAEETDNEVKMSETEKEASRQKETEIYLSVSNTLYKPSSCPILNYPSQLDLLQPSTEGNDDEVDDEEAEGKREGQETGSLQDQDSSSVESEPDELSTDGADPEARKRGGAALTSTSSFRDLGSEARLRRRGIRKTTERRNEVLVEVEEEEGVAGDRRTRIFTTTDEDDRCKSWGEVDLRNVLDTIGRRKRNSKFFNRAQLYQQYSEAAQNSEILRQSRSDILSVGEENSASPAASPPPARRPLPPLPPVPHPHSLSHAGSVTSVKSLPLPEPHRSEGRPSSPRLSISLTQSATLWRELPGVRSSNELEDLTEDKRRLQEVRFEVVTSEASYCRSLDIVVEHFVKSKQLGSLLTTQDRNWLFSRLADVRAISHSFLSKLEERLESDIMHFTVCDIIARHCQRFKMVYVPYLTNQSYQDATYQRLMNENPGFKRIVEKLERSPVCQRLPLRSFLVLPFQRITRIKLLVQNIVKRTTAGTPEATQAIKALRQLEKLIQESNDSISQMKSIESLVCLSAKVDFECRTLPLISQSRRLVREGLVTELMDFSLKDTERNIYMHLFNDYLLVSQHKEGGRFTVIDHAPVEELRVENCRVKLHSLQKNLFRLHMSGKSLLLRTDTQSDKLRWISALSRPHPEVDFSSAQDFPQMQCIRAFVAQQPDELSLEKADIILVHQQSSDHWVEGTRLSDRHRGWVPDSHLELIGNTRVRQRNLSDALKLTTATAAV; encoded by the exons ATGGGGACCAAAAGGCCAAATTGCACCCTCTTTGATAATTCATCAAATATAAAGACGTGTGACCGCAGCCTTCAGCCAGGCGGAAGAGTCTCCAGGGATCCAAGTCCAAGGCAAGCCATGACTGCCCAGGCAGAGTGGGAAAGCGGCCGAGACGAAGAGGGACGGCGGGATCGGGAAGTTGAGAAAATGAAATACAAGCCCAGGTACAGAGATACAGAACCCCGTGAAAGATACTACGAGCGAGACCGAGGTCCAAAGACCAGGCCGAGGGAGGCTGGCGAAGAAAGGAGGCGAGACGATGAAAGGAAAAATGGGAGGCCGCTGTCAAATGTCGAGAGCGTCATTGGGCGGGAGATGGAATGGAGCATGGGGAAAGGTGACACATTTCCCAGGATGAGAAGAAGTCGTGAACGGGATGAAGGACGCGAGCAGAGGCGCCAAAGAGACAAGCCGAGAAGGACCGAGGCGGACGACTGGGAGCGCGAAAGAGATCGAACTCATCAGAGGGAGCGAGAAAGAGGCGAATGGCGAAACTATGAAAAATCCCGGCAACGATATCAAGAGTCCAACCCTCCTCCCAGAGAAAAAAGGAAAGACATTGAGTCAAGAAGAAGGGAAAACGTGGGAGGCAAGGAGGCCAGGATGCCCTCACCGCACAGTCGGAGAGACAGGGGGATGTATCACGACAGCGAGAGGGCCTACAAGACAGCCAGAGGGAGGGGCACGAGGAGCGAGGGAGACAGCGATGACCGAGACAGAAGGCGGCAAAAAACGAGGGACAGCAGAGAGCGGGAGGAGTTGACATATCAACACAGCAGAAGTGAGGGGGACAGCAAGGGCAGCTCAGCAAGGGAGCCGGACAGACACCGGCACAGAGACCGAGTTGAGAGGGGGGAGGAGAGGGACAGACATAGGGATGACGGTGGGAGAGTagcgtgggagggggggggacagtCCAGAGACAGGAGAGAGAAGGAGCACTACAGGGCGCACGGTCCGAGGAAGGAAAGGCAAAGACAGGAAAGAGAGGCTGACCCTAGGGGCGATGACACAACCCTCAGGGAGGCGGCCTCGAGGGCGCCGCCGAAATCTCAGAGTAGTGGCGAGTGGAGCAGCAATATGGACAATGACACGCGACGCAGGCGAGGCAGAGAAGAAGAGGGGGAGTCGGGGAAGGACAGCCAGCGGGACGACAGGAGGAGTGCAAAGAGAGAAGAGCAAAGGAGAAGTGAGATAGGCAAAAATGAGATGGAGCAGAAACGGCTGTGGTTAGAACCAGTGAGGGGCAGGAACAGCAAACAGTCGTCTCTGGAGGACGACTTTGCAGACAGAGAGAAGCCCGGCGAGTGGAACGAGGGGAGGGAGGCACAGACAGGACGAGTTGATAGTCGGAGACGGGAGGGGGTCAGCGTAGACGGGGAAGAGGAGGTCCCAGGGGAGTTAGATGGCGGCCATGGAGGTATGGGGCTAAGCTGGCAGAGGgatgaagagagagagagcaacagCGAGGAGAGCGAAAGGGGAAGTGAGACAGGGTGGAGGCTAGATAGTGAGCGAATACACTCAGGAGAGGACGGCTTTGTGACAGTGTCGAGCGGCGGTGACGACGAGGACGAGCGAGAGGAGTTTCTGGACTGTCAGGACTTTTGGGGGGGCGGGGTTTCGAGAGACACTCCTCCGACTCTCGGACGTGAGCCGCAGACGAGGGAGGAAAATGCTAATGAGGAAGAACCGGCTGGGAGGGAAAAGAAGCCCAAATACGTCTTCTGCGTGATCGGGCAAACGTTAGAACGAGCGAAGACTGACAGGATGTCACCGTCAGTTGCTGAGCAGGAGGAAGAAGCCGAAAGACGCAACCTCCTTTCGGAAAGCAGCGATGATGTCAGCTGGCAACCTCCTGATGACCTACGCCCGTCACCGATGAGCAATGATGAGCATGTGATGAACAGCCAACGGGAGGCTGACGGGGACAACAACAGGTGTACAGAGGACAACCAAGAAACGCTTTCTCCGCAAGACATGAAAGCGAGGAAAGCGGAGCACCCGTACGATGAAATTGGGCCTTTTAAAAGGGATTCACAGACTGAAAAACTCCTCATGAAGTGGAGGGAAAAGAGTAAAGAAATTGTAGAGCGGCAAGGACCGTCTCCTCCCCCGAGGAATCCTTACGCCAATGTCTACTCACAGGTGACTTTTGAGCAAATTCTGCCTGCCTTAGAAGGACTCAACGTTGAAGACATGAGCCCAGAAGAGAAAGAAGCCATTCGCATCCGAATGAGCGGCGCGTGGAGCATGTCAGAGGAGCCGAAGCGTCATTCACAAGCCCCTCACCTTAAGTGGGCCAAAAACGTAGTACGGGAGATCCTGGGACACTCAGCCGAGGACCTGACAGAAGACCCCGGCTCGGGAGATCGAGGACTCGCACGGACCGAGACGAGCCGAGCGGACGAGGTTGCGCAAGGGACCGCGGAAATGCACCTCCGGAAACCGAGAGAGGACGAGCCGCAGTCCGAACCCGAGCTGGAGCTGGAGGAGGATGTGGAGGGACTGAGAGGTATGGGGCAAGGCCAGGAAGACATGCATGCTCACCGGCTCTCGGCCATGCATGCTGACACATCCGCGTACACTCGCGCTGACACATTGGTCGACACACAAGGGAAGGAGGATCCAAACTCGGCCGTGGATATAGAATCTGAGGCTCAGCCCGAGTTGCGGTCAGAGAAGGTAGCCGTGAAAATGGCCGAGGAGACAGACAACGAGGTAAAGATGTCAGAGACTGAGAAAGAGGCGAGCAGACAGAAGGAAACGGAGATATATTTGAGCGTGAGCAACACGCTGTATAAGCCGAGCAGCTGCCCCATTCTCAATTATCCGTCTCAATTGGATCTCCTCCAACCCTCCACAGAGGGTAATGATGATGAGGTAGATGATGAAGAGGCAGAAGGCAAAAGGGAGGGGCAGGAGACAGGTTCGCTGCAGGATCAGGACTCATCAAGTGTAGAGTCAGAACCAGATGAGCTTAGCACAGACGGAGCAGACCCGGAAGCGAGGAAACGGGGAGGCGCCGCTCTGACGAGCACCTCCAGTTTCCGGGACTTGGGTTCCGAGGCCCGTTTGAGGAGACGGGGCATCCGTAAGACCACCGAAAGAAGAAACGAGGTGCTTGTAGaggtggaagaggaggaaggtgtTGCCGGCGATCGCAGAACTCGAATATTCACTACAACAG ACGAGGATGATCGCTGTAAAAGCTGGGGAGAGGTGGACCTGAG GAACGTTTTGGACACAATTGGGAGACGGAAAAGGAATTCAAAATTTTTCA ATCGCGCTCAACTCTACCAGCAGTACAGCGAAGCGGCTCAGAACTCCGAAATCCTGCGCCAGTCTCGCTCCGATATCCTCTCGGTTGGCGaggaaaattcggcctctccggCCGCGTCGCCGCCTCCGGCCCGCCGACCTCTCCCGCCGCTACCCCCGGTCCCGCACCCCCACTCCCTGTCCCATGCGGGCTCTGTCACCAGCGTGAAAAGCTTGCCTCTGCCCGAGCCCCACAGGAGCGAGGGCAGGCCCTCGTCGCCGCGCCTCTCCATCTCGCTCACGCAGTCGGCCACGCTGTGGCGAGAGCTGCCGGGAGTCAGGAGTAGCAACGAGCTGGAGGACCTCACGGAAGACAAGAGGCGTCTTCAGGAG gtGCGATTTGAAGTGGTGACATCTGAGGCGTCCTACTGTCGCAGTCTGGACATCGTGGTGGAGCATTTTGTCAAGTCCAAACAGCTGGGGTCGCTACTGACCACCCAGGATCGCAACTGGCTCTTTTCCCGGCTAGCTGACGTCCGCGCCATCAGTCACAG TTTCTTGTCAAAGCTGGAGGAGCGGCTGGAGTCTGACATTATGCACTTTACCGTGTGTGACATCATCGCTCGCCACTGCCAGCGCTTCAAGATGGTTTACGTTCCCTACCTCACCAACCAGTCCTATCAGGACGCCACCTACCAGAGACTCAT gaatgAGAATCCAGGCTTTAAGCGCATCGTGGAGAAATTGGAGAGGAGTCCTGTTTGTCAGAGACTCCCCCTTCGTTCCTTCCTCGTCCTTCCATTCCAAAGAATAACACGAATCAAACTGCTGGTCCAG AATATCGTGAAGAGAACAACTGCGGGCACCCCGGAAGCGACGCAGGCTATTAAAGCTTTGAGACAGTTAGAAAAG CTGATCCAAGAGAGCAACGACAGCATCTCCCAAATGAAAAGCATCGAGTCGTTGGTGTGTCTCAGCGCCAAGGTGGACTTTGAGTGCAGG ACTCTTCCTCTCATCAGTCAGTCTCGGAGGTTGGTACGAGAGGGACTGGTCACCGAACTGATGGACTTCTCCCTAAAAGACACAGAGAGGAATATTTACATGCACCTCTTCAACGACTACCTGCTGGTTTCACAACATAAAGA GGGGGGCCGATTTACGGTGATCGACCACGCTCCCGTGGAGGAGCTGCGAGTGGAGAACTGCCGTGTCAAACTTCATTCCCTGCAGAAGAACCTTTTCAGGCTCCACATGTCCGGCAAGTCGCTGCTGCTAAGGACCGACACACA GAGTGATAAGCTACGCTGGATATCCGCCCTTTCACGTCCTCACCCTGAAGTGGATTTTTCTTCAGCTCAAG aTTTCCCACAGATGCAGTGTATCAGAGCGTTTGTGGCCCAGCAGCCGGATGAGTTGTCGTTAGAAAAAGCTGACATCATACTAGTGCACCAACAAAGCAGCGACC ATTGGGTCGAGGGCACCAGACTGTCCGATCGGCATCGCGGATGGGTACCGGACTCGCATTTGGAATTGATCGGCAACACCAGGGTCCGACAGCGCAATCTGTCAGATGCCCTCAAGCTCACGACGGCCACGGCCGCGGTATGA